TAAGTGTGAGTATCAACACAAATTGAATATCATTTTGATATGCATAATTAATAACAGCAAAACATAATTATGTGCTGCTGATGTGaatattcaaatattcaaattacaGGCACTAGTAGGAGGTGTGATTCGTCCAAATCTTCAAGTATGGTTAACCAGAATGAAGGGTCCACTTTATGTATCACTTTTCAAGCCCTTTGGTATTGCCTTCGCCACTACTTTTGGACTTTGCTTCTTTTCTAACAGCCTTCATTATGGAAGGTACTTGAATTCTCTTCACCCCAGATGgatatttttatgtctttttttctGAAGTGATTAATTATGCACAAGACTTTTGGTTCACTTGATTTGTCTGTATCTCTCCTTCATAcgtaatttgtttttatttctcaaaaaaaaaaaaaacttgcaGTGTGATAGGAGCAACTTTACTTGGAATGGGGTATTATACAGTGATATATGGACAAATCAAAGGAAATGAAGAAGACACAAGCTGTGACGATAGCTCTGATTCTTTGGACAAGAAGATACCTCTTCTGCAAGAAAAGATGGAAGTGTAAATAGAGTTATTATTATcatactttttctctctttcgtGTGAATAAAACTTCGAAAGATATGGTTGAGGAATTCATCTATTTACCAGAACTTCCTCCATACCATATCCTTTCAAACCCATTGTGTTAGAAGTTTCCAGCTATATAAATAACATGAAACATATAAGTTGCATGCAAGAAAAAAAGATGGTGGAATTGATACATACAATACAACATTTCTATCTGTATATATAACATGTATATCCAGCGTTACTGTATTGATATATACGTGACCCATATATTTAGAGTCGAGTCATTCAAATTTCCAATCGTGGttgtataaaagaaattcaacaaaGACCAAAAAGACTTGACAAAATATGCACAGTATCAGGGTGATAGACTCATCAAATGAGAAAgagccttctttttcttgaaaaagACAGCCAAAATCATCTTTTCCACAAATTAGACAAACTaaagattataaatttaagtgCGTGATATTGTTATAAAATCAAAAGCTAAAAGAAATTTTGAACAATCAATATAATAGATGTAATATTCCAAAGATAAAGTGTAGATTTACTTTAACTATCTTTTTGTAagcaaaatttgattaaaaagacAGGTATAAAAGACGCTTTATTCCAAAGACAATAGTTTTGCAAAGCCCTTATCAAGATAAAAGACAAACCATGACcaatacattaatatatattgaaCTCAACTCTTACCTTTGTGGAAAGATGATCACTATCAAAGTTCAAGACATGAAGAGATACAACCCTTTAAGAACAGTGATGAGACATACATCTACACCCTTGGACGGAACAACAATATCCATTAAAGTTTTATCCTTTTTactcagtttttttttatcttcagatttttattttccatGTTCTAAAAGTAAATATTCACACCACTTCTGCTTATGTCATAGAAATTCGCAAGCAACCACCATAGATGGTGGTGGACCTCCACCGAGGGCCtgttaaataaactttaaaatattaaaatttattttttaatattttgtttgttgttgcgTGTTTTACGTAAAGCggtttttatttagaaaataggGAGGAATTAGAGATagatattatttagtttttatttgaagTTGTTTTTATTATCTTGTAAAGGCCCACAGTCTCTGTTATGTTTACGGCTATTTGAAGTCATTTTATATGAATGAGAAGGCACTCCCACAGTTTATCAGGAAACATATATTAGAGTGGAGTAGTTTTTGTTTAtctgagagagagagaaatatttGTGCCGCTAGGGGTTCAGTCTTTACAGAAAAGAAGTGGAACGCGCGTTTATTTTTTCTAAcgaaaatattttcaatgtgTAGCTGTTGAGTGTGTTTTATTTAACAAAGTGGTATGCAAAGCTCTGAGTAccgagagagaaaaaaaaaagaggagaaTCAAACATCGTCCGAGAAAAAAAAGTCATGTTTGACATAATTTTGTAAACAgtgtatatgaaaaaaaaatgtattgatTAAATTACGGGTAACAAATACATAGAAAACATGaaatatatcaattattaaGCTATTTGAGTTTTACTTGTGCAATAAAAGATTATTAAGGTATACTTGTTTTCTGTgtgatataataatttaagaataCCCATGGAacttcttttcatttctttcatttcatgCATCAGAATAGATTTATGGTATGGTGTCTAATATTCTTTGTGTCGTAATCTCTGAACAATTTATCTTATATAcctttaaaaatatacaaaatttatatgtacATGATTACGGTGAATATGTTTACAAGCATTAAGTATGTGAGAATATGGTAgctgaaattttttaatttttccacaaTTAGAATACATTTCATCTCTAGATTCATCGTAAAGTGCTTACAAGTCGCTTCTCTTTAATTAGATTAAtcatttctataaaaaaaaaaaaaaattctcgtAGTGACTCAACAAAAGCTAAGCACTTTGAATTTTTTGCCTTCAATTATGCACCTTTAAATGCCTTGCTTACAACTTCGTGGTAGACATAAAAAGGGGTTTTATTTTTTCGGGTAAAATTTCACCTGCCTCATACGAGGTACAGGGTCCCACAAACTTGACAACACTACAAagattcaaaaaaaatattcgacagaataacattttatttagattctaaTTGAATCTTTCTTCTTCACACGCAAGATGGTAGTTAACATGAGCGTCATCATTAAATATCCTCTTGTGGTAGGGCCACAAGAGATGTCTGCCACTAATTCCTTCCCAACCATACTATAAACTTTCCTCTGATTGGCCCcaattatttatgtattatacCATGGTTAATTAACTCCATAAGATCTACTACTATAAGCCAAAGAGTGACACATATTCAACTGATGTTTTACCCTTTGTTTAACATAAATGATGCCAAACTAAGACCAAAAAGAAAAGAGGACAAATTAAAAGAGAACAAGGGCATAAGATCTACCACGAAGAAAATAACTCAATGATTAAAAACTCCCTCAGACGTCAGCTTTGGTCCCTTGTTTAAGAATTTGGGACACTCGAGTTGCAACTTCACCTCCAAAGTACCTTCCTTTTTCTCAAGGGTTGCAACTTGCAAGGTCCCATCTCTTTTCTTCCACCACCTTTCCTTCTTATAATACAACCACAAACAACTTTCTCCACACAGAGAGGGTTGGCTTTCTTGGTTTCTGCAAGCTCCTACTTGGGGGAGCACACAGACAAAGACAAGTTCCATACCAGATACTCAAAGCTCCTCCCTCTCTAgctgtaaatatataaaaaggaaaGTTCTAGTTTCTATTTATACCACCATTATCATATTATCACTCTTTGACTGAGAGCATAAGAAGAACATTGAATGGAGGCTAAGACTAAGATGTCTGAGTTGCTGCCGTTCATAATGATGGTGATTATGGAAGGTTGGACCATAGGACTCACCATTTTTGCAAAAACTGCAATAACCAATGGAATGAGCCCATTTGTGTTCATAGTTTATACCAATGCTTTGGCCACTATAATTCTGTTCCCTTGTTCCTTTTTATCGCACCAAGAGGACAGgtccttctcttcttcttttccttctatTCTTGTGTTGCTAGCTAGCTAGCTCATGAAGTTTCTTGCATGGAGGTTTTGTTTTGGTTCTGATCTTCAGTATTCTCTCTTCTGCACAGAAAGCAGCGGCTAACTTTTACTTTCTCTTTGTTCATGCGATTGTTGTTCATCGGTTTGATAGGGTACATACACATacatactctctctctctctctctctctctctctctctctctctctctctctctctctctctctctcttatccTACTTATGGTCCTTGAATAGTTGTAACAATTTTTTTGGCCTTCAAATAGAATCTTCACACAGTGGAAGATTTTATTTGCTTGCTGCATTATAGTTATTTGGCTCAAAAGTGGTATTCATATTTGTAACATTTGATTATATTAATGAATTCTGCAGGGTAACCATGACTCAGGCCTTTTTATTTCTGGGTCTAAGCTATAGTTCGCCAATACTTGTGTGTGCCATGAGCCACTTGATCCCAACGTTTAATTTTCTGCTCTCTCTCATTCTCAGGTTCCACCTCATCAAAACCCAGTATTAGTccagttttatattaaaaaactgaaatctgagtgtatgaaaaatattatctaatcCTTAAGATATGTAAtagttgaaaatataaaattgtgaaTTGTTTTTCAAGAGTTTGCTATAAATATAGTAAGTTTATTCTGTTTGTTTCAGGAAGAGAGAGTTGAATCTGAGAAGCCCTGGTATCCAAGTCCAATTGATTGGTGTGTTGGTATCAATAATGGGAGCAGTGGTAGCTGAATTCTACAAGGGACCACTTGTAAGACCTTCTTCTCACcaccttagacacactaagcaacttcttctcttctcatcAACACCAGAGTTTTGGCTTCTTGGTGGCGCTTTGCTTGCTGCAGCTTCCTTCTCCCTTTCAATTTCTAACTTTATCCAGGTATACTCCTTTTGCTTTCTTATATATACCCTtttaacgttttttttttccttctattcTTAAAATCATGTTTTCCCTCTGATGAATGATTGTGGTCATTCAagtttattcttttctttccaCCTGCTAGAAAGAAACTCTAGAACAATATCCAGAACCAATGAAGGTGGTTTCTTATTCTAGCTTAATTGGAACGATCCTCAGTGCAACAGTGTCGTGTATTGTTGAGAGGGACATAAATGCTTGGAAGATAAAACGCAACAAGGATCTTATTCTCATTCTTCTAACTGTGAGTATCAACATATATAGTTGAATATCATTTTTTGATATACATAAATAAGTTACCGCAAAGCTGTGCTGATGAGAAACGTGTAACAGGCACTAGTAGGAGGTGTGATTCGTCCAAATGTTCAAGTATGGTTAACTCGCACGAAGGGTCCACTTTATGTGCCACTTTTCAAGCCCTTTGGTATTGCATTTGCCACTACTTTTGCAGTTTGCTTCTTTTCTAACAGCCTTCATTATGGAAGGTACTTGGACTAAATTCTCATTCATTTGTTGACCCAGATGCATATTTTTATACAAGTATGAAAATTTTGGTTCTAATTTGTCTGGATGTCtcctatataattttttttttttaaatgtgcaGCGTGGTAGGAACAACCATAGTTGGAATGGGGTATTATACAGTAATGTATGGACAAGTCAAAGGAAATGAAGAAGAGACAAGCTGTGACGATAGCTCAGATTCCTTGGACAAGAAGATACCTCTTCTGCAAGAAAAGATGGAAGTGTAAACAGAATTTTGAAAGATTCTAGAGGCAGAGGAATTCCAGAATCTTCCTCAGTATCATATAGTTTCAAACTGATTGTGATACAAGTGTCTCCCATGCTGCAAATAGTTCAATTGTAATTAACTCAAGCTGTATACATGAAACACGTAAGTAGCACAAAAACAAGGTGGTTTTGAAGCCTTTGCATTGTCGTTGTACAAAATATCCGTTTGTGTATATAAATAGAGTGTACATGTATCTCGGGTGTTACTGTGTTGATGAGTTTTGGAATGATAAATTTGCTATTATTGCTATATAAAAGAAGGCAAAGACTTAAAAAATCAAGCACAGTATAAGCGAGATGGAGAGTTCATATCGGTAGAAGTTTTGCTTGTACTGATATAATTGTGATGGGCCTTCTTTTAATCGAAAAAGACAACCAAAATTATCTTTTccacaaaaaatttaaacaaactcaAAAGTTATGAATTAAACTGtgtgatattttataaaatcaaaagcTAAAGTAAAAGTTTCATAAATCATTAGTATCAAGTTGCTGTCAGTGTAACAGTACATGTCAGTATTAACAAATTTACAATTGGCCAAttcaatcataaatattt
This Vigna angularis cultivar LongXiaoDou No.4 chromosome 4, ASM1680809v1, whole genome shotgun sequence DNA region includes the following protein-coding sequences:
- the LOC108330423 gene encoding uncharacterized protein LOC108330423 encodes the protein MEAKTKMYELLPFIMMVIMEGWTIGLTIFAKTAITNGMSPFVFIVYTNALATVILFPCSFLSHQEDRKERPTFTFSLFMRFLFLGFIGITMAQSFLFLGLSYSSPILVCAMGQLIPTFNFLLSLILRKTELNLRSTGIQVQVIGILVSIMGAVLAEFFKGPLIRPSSHHLKQTNQLLVFSSTPEFWLLGGALLATSFFSLSLSNFIQKETVQQYPEPMKVVSYCSLIGTILSAVVSCIVERDIIAWKIKRNKDLILILLSALVGGVIRPNLQVWLTRMKGPLYVSLFKPFGIAFATTFGLCFFSNSLHYGSVIGATLLGMGYYTVIYGQIKGNEEDTSCDDSSDSLDKKIPLLQEKMEVMEAKTKMSELLPFIMMVIMEGWTIGLTIFAKTAITNGMSPFVFIVYTNALATIILFPCSFLSHQEDRKQRLTFTFSLFMRLLFIGLIGVTMTQAFLFLGLSYSSPILVCAMSHLIPTFNFLLSLILRKRELNLRSPGIQVQLIGVLVSIMGAVVAEFYKGPLVRPSSHHLRHTKQLLLFSSTPEFWLLGGALLAAASFSLSISNFIQKETLEQYPEPMKVVSYSSLIGTILSATVSCIVERDINAWKIKRNKDLILILLTALVGGVIRPNVQVWLTRTKGPLYVPLFKPFGIAFATTFAVCFFSNSLHYGSVVGTTIVGMGYYTVMYGQVKGNEEETSCDDSSDSLDKKIPLLQEKMEV